The following coding sequences lie in one Miscanthus floridulus cultivar M001 chromosome 9, ASM1932011v1, whole genome shotgun sequence genomic window:
- the LOC136483754 gene encoding DNA replication licensing factor MCM2-like isoform X1 translates to MDDSENNAPSTPGSPGFSTDRLPPNTTSRGATDPSSYSDDDGEAEVDPHVLPDDDDPAAAVAPDEDEEGEDLFNDNYLDDYRRMDEHDQYESVGLDDSLEDERNLDEIMADRRAAEAELDARDVRTGAAADRKLPRMLHDQDTDEDMNFRRPKRHRASFRPPSGPRTPRSDDDGDGATPSSPGRSQRGMYSGGDVPMTDQTDDDPYEQDEFDEEDEMNMYRVQGTLREWVTRDEVRRFIAKKFKEFLLTYVNPKNDQGEIEYVRLINEMVLANKCSLEIDYKQFIYIHPNIAIWLADAPQSVLEVMEEVAKNVVFDLHKNYRNIHQKIYVRITNLPVYDQIRNIRQVHLNTMIRIGGVVTRRSGVFPQLQQVKYDCSKCGTILGPFFQNSYTEVKVGSCPECQSKGPFTVNVEQTIYRNYQKLTLQESPGIVPAGRLPRYKEVILLNDLIDCARPGEEIEVTGIYTNNFDLSLNTKNGFPVFATVVEANYVAKKQDLFSAYKLTDEDKAEIEKLSKDPRIAERIVKSIAPSIYGHEDIKTAIALAMFGGQEKNVKGKHRLRGDINVLLLGDPGTAKSQFLKYVEKTGHRAVYTTGKGASAVGLTAAVHKDPVTREWTLEGGALVLADRGICLIDEFDKMNDQDRVSIHEAMEQQSISISKAGIVTSLQARCSVIAAANPIGGRYDSSKTFTQNVELTDPIISRFDILCVVKDIVDPFTDEMLARFVVDSHARSQPKGANLEDRVSTDVDDDPLASARQADPDVLSQDMLKKYITYAKLNVFPKIHDADLDKISHVYAELRRESSYGQGVPIAVRHIESIIRMSEAHARMHLRSYVSQEDVDMAIRVLLDSFISTQKFGVQKALHKNFRKYMTFKKDYNELLLLLLRTLVKDALHFEEIMAGSTSRLTHVEVKVEDLRNKAQEYEIYDLKPFFSSAHFRDNSFVLDEGRGIIRHPLAE, encoded by the exons ATG GATGACTCGGAGAACAACGCGCCCTCAACGCCGGGGTCCCCCGGTTTCAGCACCGATCGGTTGCCGCCCAACACCACCAGCCGCGGCGCCACCGACCCGTCCTCCTACTCCGACGACGATGGTGAGGCGGAGGTCGACCCTCACGTACTCCCCGATGACGACGACCCCGCCGCCGCAGTGGcccccgacgaggacgaggagggggaggacctcTTCAACGACAACTACCTCGA TGATTACCGAAGGATGGATGAGCATGATCAGTATGAGTCAGTTGGTTTAGATGATTCACTCGAGGATGAGAGGAATCTTGATGAAATCATGGCTGATCGAAGGGCCGCGGAAGCGGAGCTTGATGCAAGGGATGTGAGGACTGGTGCAGCAGCTGACAGGAAGTTGCCACGGATGCTCCACGATCAGG ATACAGATGAGGATATGAATTTCAGGCGTCCTAAAAGGCACAGGGCTAGTTTTAGACCACCAAGTGGACCAAGAACACCAAGaagtgatgatgatggtgatggtgccaCTCCTAGTTCACCTGGAAGATCTCAGCGTGGAATGTACTCCGGTGGTGATGTGCCTATGACTGATCAGACTGATGATGACCCATATGAG CAGGATGaatttgatgaagaagatgagatGAACATGTACCGTGTCCAAGGTACATTGAGAGAGTGGGTCACAAGAGATGAAGTCCGTCgctttattgcaaagaaattcaAAGAGTTCCTTCTTACATATGTTAACCCAAAGAACGATCAAGGAGAGATTGAGTATGTTCGGCTTATTAACGAGATGGTTTTAG CTAACAAGTGTAGCTTGGAAATAGACTACAAACAGTTTATTTATATACATCCAAACATTGCCATCTGGTTGGCCGATGCACCTCAATCAGTGCTTGAAGTTATGGAGGAAGTTGCCAAAAATGTTGTTTTTGATCTCCACAAGAATTATAGGAACATCCACCAAAAGATCTATGTCCGAATAACGAACCTTCCTGTCTATGATCAAATACGCAATATCAG GCAAGTCCATCTGAACACAATGATTCGAATTGGTGGTGTTGTTACCCGACGATCTGGTGTATTCCCTCAGTTGCAGCAGGTGAAGTATGACTGTAGCAAATGTGGAACTATCCTGGGCCCTTTCTTCCAGAACTCCTACACTGAGGTGAAAGTCGGATCATGCCCTGAATGCCAATCCAAAGGGCCATTCACAGTCAATGTTGAGCAG ACTATATATAGGAACTACCAGAAACTCACTCTTCAGGAAAGCCCAGGAATTGTTCCTGCTGGGCGGCTTCCCAGATACAAGGAAGTAATACTTCTGAATGATCTGATTGACTGTGCTCGTCCAGGAGAGGAGATT GAGGTCACTGGGATATACACAAATAATTTTGACCTGTCTTTGAATACAAAGAATGGTTTCCCTGTTTTCGCCACAGTGGTTGAGGCAAACTATGTGGCAAAAAAGCAGGATCTGTTTTCTGCATACAAATTAACTGACGAGGATAAGGCAGAGATTGAGAAGCTGTCAAAGGATCCAAGGATTGCAGAAAGG ATTGTCAAGTCAATTGCACCATCCATTTACGGCCATGAAGATATCAAGACTGCCATTGCACTCGCAATGTTTGGTGGACAAGAGAAGAATGTGAAGGGAAAACATCGCCTAAGAGGTGATATCAATGTCCTCCTCCTGGGTGATCCAGGCACTGCAAAATCACAGTTTCTCAA GTATGTGGAGAAAACAGGACACAGAGCAGTATATACAACTGGAAAAGGTGCCTCTGCTGTTGGTCTTACTGCTGCGGTTCACAAGGATCCAGTAACACGAGAATGGACACTTGAGGGAGGTGCACTAGTTCTTGCTGATAGGGGCATTTGCCTCATTGACGAGTTTGACAAGATGAATGATCAAGATAG GGTAAGTATTCATGAAGCTATGGAGCAACAAAGTATCAGTATATCAAAAGCAGGAATCGTCACATCTCTTCAAGCTAGATGCAGTGTTATTGCTGCAGCAAACCCAATAGGTGGAAG GTATGATTCATCAAAGACATTCACTCAGAATGTTGAATTGACGGATCCCATTATTTCACGTTTTGACATCCTCTGCGTGGTTAAG GATATTGTTGATCCATTTACAGATGAAATGCTTGCAAGGTTTGTTGTAGACAGTCACGCCAGATCCCAACCCAAGGGGGCTAACCTTGAAGACAGGGTTTCAACCGATGTGGATGATGATCCACTGGCCTCTGCAAGACAAGCTGACCCAGAT GTCCTTTCCCAAGACATGCTGAAGAAATACATAACTTATGCTAAGCTGAATGTATTTCCCAAAATACATGATGCCGATCTAGATAAGATTAGCCATGTTTATGCTGAACTCCGTCGTGAATCATCT TATGGCCAAGGGGTTCCTATTGCAGTAAGGCATATAGAATCAATCATCCGAATGTCGGAGGCACATGCAAGGATGCATCTGAGGAGCTATGTGTCTCAGGAAGATGTTGACATGGCCATCCGTGTCTTGCTTGACTCTTTTATTTCAACTCAGAAATTCGGTGTGCAGAAAGCACTTCATAAG AATTTCCGGAAATACATGACGTTCAAGAAGGATTACAATGAGCTGCTTCTGCTCCTTCTGCGGACACTGGTCAAGGATGCCCTGCACTTTGAAGAAATCATGGCAGGATCAACCTCGCGCCTTACTCACGTCGAGGTCAAAGTGGAGGACCTGAGGAACAAG GCCCAAGAGTATGAGATCTACGATCTGAAGCCGTTCTTCTCCAGCGCCCACTTCAGGGACAACAGCTTCGTTCTGGATGAAGGGCGTGGGATCATCAGGCATCCACTGGCGGAATAA
- the LOC136483754 gene encoding DNA replication licensing factor MCM2-like isoform X2, which yields MDDSENNAPSTPGSPGFSTDRLPPNTTSRGATDPSSYSDDDGEAEVDPHVLPDDDDPAAAVAPDEDEEGEDLFNDNYLDDYRRMDEHDQYESVGLDDSLEDERNLDEIMADRRAAEAELDARDVRTGAAADRKLPRMLHDQDTDEDMNFRRPKRHRASFRPPSGPRTPRSDDDGDGATPSSPGRSQRGMYSGGDVPMTDQTDDDPYEDEFDEEDEMNMYRVQGTLREWVTRDEVRRFIAKKFKEFLLTYVNPKNDQGEIEYVRLINEMVLANKCSLEIDYKQFIYIHPNIAIWLADAPQSVLEVMEEVAKNVVFDLHKNYRNIHQKIYVRITNLPVYDQIRNIRQVHLNTMIRIGGVVTRRSGVFPQLQQVKYDCSKCGTILGPFFQNSYTEVKVGSCPECQSKGPFTVNVEQTIYRNYQKLTLQESPGIVPAGRLPRYKEVILLNDLIDCARPGEEIEVTGIYTNNFDLSLNTKNGFPVFATVVEANYVAKKQDLFSAYKLTDEDKAEIEKLSKDPRIAERIVKSIAPSIYGHEDIKTAIALAMFGGQEKNVKGKHRLRGDINVLLLGDPGTAKSQFLKYVEKTGHRAVYTTGKGASAVGLTAAVHKDPVTREWTLEGGALVLADRGICLIDEFDKMNDQDRVSIHEAMEQQSISISKAGIVTSLQARCSVIAAANPIGGRYDSSKTFTQNVELTDPIISRFDILCVVKDIVDPFTDEMLARFVVDSHARSQPKGANLEDRVSTDVDDDPLASARQADPDVLSQDMLKKYITYAKLNVFPKIHDADLDKISHVYAELRRESSYGQGVPIAVRHIESIIRMSEAHARMHLRSYVSQEDVDMAIRVLLDSFISTQKFGVQKALHKNFRKYMTFKKDYNELLLLLLRTLVKDALHFEEIMAGSTSRLTHVEVKVEDLRNKAQEYEIYDLKPFFSSAHFRDNSFVLDEGRGIIRHPLAE from the exons ATG GATGACTCGGAGAACAACGCGCCCTCAACGCCGGGGTCCCCCGGTTTCAGCACCGATCGGTTGCCGCCCAACACCACCAGCCGCGGCGCCACCGACCCGTCCTCCTACTCCGACGACGATGGTGAGGCGGAGGTCGACCCTCACGTACTCCCCGATGACGACGACCCCGCCGCCGCAGTGGcccccgacgaggacgaggagggggaggacctcTTCAACGACAACTACCTCGA TGATTACCGAAGGATGGATGAGCATGATCAGTATGAGTCAGTTGGTTTAGATGATTCACTCGAGGATGAGAGGAATCTTGATGAAATCATGGCTGATCGAAGGGCCGCGGAAGCGGAGCTTGATGCAAGGGATGTGAGGACTGGTGCAGCAGCTGACAGGAAGTTGCCACGGATGCTCCACGATCAGG ATACAGATGAGGATATGAATTTCAGGCGTCCTAAAAGGCACAGGGCTAGTTTTAGACCACCAAGTGGACCAAGAACACCAAGaagtgatgatgatggtgatggtgccaCTCCTAGTTCACCTGGAAGATCTCAGCGTGGAATGTACTCCGGTGGTGATGTGCCTATGACTGATCAGACTGATGATGACCCATATGAG GATGaatttgatgaagaagatgagatGAACATGTACCGTGTCCAAGGTACATTGAGAGAGTGGGTCACAAGAGATGAAGTCCGTCgctttattgcaaagaaattcaAAGAGTTCCTTCTTACATATGTTAACCCAAAGAACGATCAAGGAGAGATTGAGTATGTTCGGCTTATTAACGAGATGGTTTTAG CTAACAAGTGTAGCTTGGAAATAGACTACAAACAGTTTATTTATATACATCCAAACATTGCCATCTGGTTGGCCGATGCACCTCAATCAGTGCTTGAAGTTATGGAGGAAGTTGCCAAAAATGTTGTTTTTGATCTCCACAAGAATTATAGGAACATCCACCAAAAGATCTATGTCCGAATAACGAACCTTCCTGTCTATGATCAAATACGCAATATCAG GCAAGTCCATCTGAACACAATGATTCGAATTGGTGGTGTTGTTACCCGACGATCTGGTGTATTCCCTCAGTTGCAGCAGGTGAAGTATGACTGTAGCAAATGTGGAACTATCCTGGGCCCTTTCTTCCAGAACTCCTACACTGAGGTGAAAGTCGGATCATGCCCTGAATGCCAATCCAAAGGGCCATTCACAGTCAATGTTGAGCAG ACTATATATAGGAACTACCAGAAACTCACTCTTCAGGAAAGCCCAGGAATTGTTCCTGCTGGGCGGCTTCCCAGATACAAGGAAGTAATACTTCTGAATGATCTGATTGACTGTGCTCGTCCAGGAGAGGAGATT GAGGTCACTGGGATATACACAAATAATTTTGACCTGTCTTTGAATACAAAGAATGGTTTCCCTGTTTTCGCCACAGTGGTTGAGGCAAACTATGTGGCAAAAAAGCAGGATCTGTTTTCTGCATACAAATTAACTGACGAGGATAAGGCAGAGATTGAGAAGCTGTCAAAGGATCCAAGGATTGCAGAAAGG ATTGTCAAGTCAATTGCACCATCCATTTACGGCCATGAAGATATCAAGACTGCCATTGCACTCGCAATGTTTGGTGGACAAGAGAAGAATGTGAAGGGAAAACATCGCCTAAGAGGTGATATCAATGTCCTCCTCCTGGGTGATCCAGGCACTGCAAAATCACAGTTTCTCAA GTATGTGGAGAAAACAGGACACAGAGCAGTATATACAACTGGAAAAGGTGCCTCTGCTGTTGGTCTTACTGCTGCGGTTCACAAGGATCCAGTAACACGAGAATGGACACTTGAGGGAGGTGCACTAGTTCTTGCTGATAGGGGCATTTGCCTCATTGACGAGTTTGACAAGATGAATGATCAAGATAG GGTAAGTATTCATGAAGCTATGGAGCAACAAAGTATCAGTATATCAAAAGCAGGAATCGTCACATCTCTTCAAGCTAGATGCAGTGTTATTGCTGCAGCAAACCCAATAGGTGGAAG GTATGATTCATCAAAGACATTCACTCAGAATGTTGAATTGACGGATCCCATTATTTCACGTTTTGACATCCTCTGCGTGGTTAAG GATATTGTTGATCCATTTACAGATGAAATGCTTGCAAGGTTTGTTGTAGACAGTCACGCCAGATCCCAACCCAAGGGGGCTAACCTTGAAGACAGGGTTTCAACCGATGTGGATGATGATCCACTGGCCTCTGCAAGACAAGCTGACCCAGAT GTCCTTTCCCAAGACATGCTGAAGAAATACATAACTTATGCTAAGCTGAATGTATTTCCCAAAATACATGATGCCGATCTAGATAAGATTAGCCATGTTTATGCTGAACTCCGTCGTGAATCATCT TATGGCCAAGGGGTTCCTATTGCAGTAAGGCATATAGAATCAATCATCCGAATGTCGGAGGCACATGCAAGGATGCATCTGAGGAGCTATGTGTCTCAGGAAGATGTTGACATGGCCATCCGTGTCTTGCTTGACTCTTTTATTTCAACTCAGAAATTCGGTGTGCAGAAAGCACTTCATAAG AATTTCCGGAAATACATGACGTTCAAGAAGGATTACAATGAGCTGCTTCTGCTCCTTCTGCGGACACTGGTCAAGGATGCCCTGCACTTTGAAGAAATCATGGCAGGATCAACCTCGCGCCTTACTCACGTCGAGGTCAAAGTGGAGGACCTGAGGAACAAG GCCCAAGAGTATGAGATCTACGATCTGAAGCCGTTCTTCTCCAGCGCCCACTTCAGGGACAACAGCTTCGTTCTGGATGAAGGGCGTGGGATCATCAGGCATCCACTGGCGGAATAA